A DNA window from Takifugu flavidus isolate HTHZ2018 chromosome 15, ASM371156v2, whole genome shotgun sequence contains the following coding sequences:
- the LOC130539081 gene encoding spindlin-1-like, which produces MSKKRGRKRSFGELSEGSELSLTPDPDNLLGRRIQHTWREKGSMTTWKGTVLERLTVNTSLYMVKYDGFDCVYGIELFKDSRVSNLQVLSEKVVNNKIKIPPGAEELVGRAVEHLFEKEDGEKNEWRGMVLSRAPIMTHWYYITYEKDPVLYMYQLWDDYKDGDLRVLPESENKHLLPADRKPGEEPESLVGKQVEYVTDNGVKRTGLVIYQVPAKPTVYYIKYDDDVHIHVYDLVKTT; this is translated from the exons ATGTCAAAGAAACGGGGAAG AAAGCGTAGCTTTGGAGAGCTGAGTGAGGGCTCGGAGTTgagcctgacccctgaccccgacAACCTTCTGGGTCGGAGGATTCAGCACACCTGGAGGGAGAAAGGCAGCATGACCACGTGGAAAGGCACCGTCCTGGAGCGGCTGACCGTCAACACCTCCCTCTACATGGTCAAATACGACGGCTTTGATTGTGTGTACGGGATTGAGCTCTTCAAAGACAGCCGGGTGTCCAACCTGCAGGTGTTGTCTGAGAAAGTCG tgAACAATAAGATCAAAATACCTCCCGGGGCCGAGGAACTGGTGGGCCGAGCCGTGGAGCATCTGTTTGAGAAGGAGGATGGCGAGAAAAACGAGTGGCGGGGCATGGTGCTGTCCCGTGCCCCCATCATGACCCACTGGTATTACATCACATATGAGAAGGACCCGGTGCTGTACATGTATCAGCTGTGGGACGACTACAAGGACGGAGACCTCCGCGTCCTGCCTGAATCAG AGAACAAGCACCTGCTGCCAGCAGACAGGAAACCGGGTGAGGAGCCAGAGAGCCTTGTGGGTAAACAGGTGGAGTACGTCACGGATAACGGCGTGAAGAGGACGGGGTTGGTCATCTACCAGGTCCCAGCCAAGCCCACGGTGTATTACATCAAATATGACGACGACGTCCACATCCACGTCTACGACCTGGTGAAGACCACCTAG